A genomic stretch from Synergistaceae bacterium includes:
- a CDS encoding universal stress protein produces the protein MKMLIAVDFSPVGREVAHNGYRLAQKSGMDVTFFHCAPQTSRFLEGYDIKAFLSPTSRTEQQKIKEMATQNLNKIMEDVLAESGRTPGISIDEYITSGDAGEEIIKYAKANNFDLIIIGYKSYSNIEHILVGSTASKVARYAPCSVLIYRPGRDVSSMNLDPNPRW, from the coding sequence ATGAAAATGCTTATTGCAGTCGACTTCAGCCCTGTAGGACGCGAAGTAGCGCACAATGGTTACCGCCTTGCACAGAAGAGCGGAATGGACGTGACGTTTTTTCATTGCGCACCGCAGACATCGCGTTTCCTTGAGGGCTACGACATCAAGGCGTTCCTCTCTCCGACCAGCAGGACGGAGCAGCAGAAAATAAAAGAAATGGCGACTCAGAACCTGAACAAAATAATGGAGGACGTCCTTGCGGAATCGGGCAGGACCCCGGGTATCAGTATTGACGAATATATCACTTCTGGCGATGCCGGCGAAGAAATAATCAAATATGCAAAAGCAAATAACTTTGACCTTATCATTATAGGATACAAGAGCTACAGCAATATTGAACATATCCTTGTCGGCAGCACTGCCTCCAAGGTCGCGCGCTATGCCCCCTGCTCGGTCCTCATCTACCGCCCGGGCCGGGATGTCTCCTCGATGAACCTTGATCCCAACCCAAGATGGTAG
- a CDS encoding 2-phosphosulfolactate phosphatase gives MKYLFDVALLPSEKLKEHDCRIVVDLLRASTQITTFFDAGGEVLLPVPEAEDPTLLRQNLGEDWKLMGERGGLRLPGFDFGNSPLELTLKGAPKNAIITTSNGTGALMAAARGCAEVRVGCARNAEAVVWDALCSGTRIGIIASGCNGGYSMEDTVCAGMLVEKMLALAPSNGGTEMELTDGAIAAMALWHHFGPDITSVCMESEHGRILQGLGFTDDIVFCGVIDATAAVPRVSYFNGIMAIVGR, from the coding sequence TTGAAATATCTGTTTGATGTGGCGCTTCTTCCTTCGGAAAAATTGAAAGAACACGACTGTCGCATCGTCGTAGACCTGCTTCGCGCATCGACGCAGATAACGACTTTTTTTGACGCCGGCGGAGAGGTGCTCCTGCCTGTCCCCGAGGCAGAAGATCCAACGCTGCTGAGGCAGAACCTGGGTGAAGACTGGAAGCTTATGGGAGAGCGCGGCGGGCTTCGACTGCCGGGCTTTGATTTCGGCAATTCACCTCTTGAGCTGACACTGAAGGGTGCGCCGAAGAACGCGATAATCACTACTTCGAACGGGACCGGGGCTCTTATGGCGGCCGCTCGGGGCTGCGCTGAGGTGCGCGTGGGCTGCGCGCGCAATGCGGAGGCTGTGGTATGGGATGCTCTGTGCAGCGGGACACGGATCGGCATAATAGCGTCAGGCTGCAACGGCGGGTACTCGATGGAGGACACGGTCTGCGCCGGGATGCTGGTTGAAAAGATGCTTGCGCTTGCACCGTCCAACGGCGGGACGGAGATGGAGCTCACGGACGGGGCGATCGCCGCGATGGCTCTATGGCATCACTTCGGTCCTGATATCACTTCCGTATGCATGGAGTCAGAGCACGGCAGGATACTGCAGGGACTGGGATTTACCGATGACATTGTTTTTTGCGGCGTGATCGACGCAACCGCTGCCGTGCCCAGGGTCTCCTATTTTAACGGGATAATGGCGATCGTCGGGAGATAG